The following proteins are co-located in the Styela clava chromosome 15, kaStyClav1.hap1.2, whole genome shotgun sequence genome:
- the LOC120334057 gene encoding uncharacterized protein LOC120334057 isoform X1: MLRFIRKRVRPKASDHGDDVEVYSKRVRSKASDHKDDVEVYSKRRKQKLYQKSERIISSVFTFIFFNFFNPLHKVFPTFDTANPCRVINCDPSDLHRAAARVFWGSGPPF, translated from the exons ATGTTGAGGTTTATTCGAAAAAG agttCGACCCAAAGCCTCAGATCATGGGGACGATGTTGAAGTTTATTCGAAAAG agttCGATCCAAAGCCTCGGATCACAAGGACGATGTTGAAGTTTATTCGAAAAG GAGGAAACAGAAACTATACCAGAAAAGTGAAAGAATAATAAGTTCAGtgtttacatttatatttttcaattttttcaatcctCTGCACAAAGTTTTCCCCACATTTGATACAGCTAACCCATGTAGGGTAATCAACTGTGATCCTAGCGATTTGCACAGAGCCGCAGCCAGGGTGTTCTGGGGATCGGGACCCcctttttaa
- the LOC120334057 gene encoding uncharacterized protein LOC120334057 isoform X2, whose translation MLRFIRKRVRPKASDHGDDVEVYSKRVRSKASDHKDDVEVYSKSQSDSEVDDSNRDSKFRTLLLGRYRSLGSSNIFSDFPTPPDSQANAENMKHFKNETRYLKVS comes from the exons ATGTTGAGGTTTATTCGAAAAAG agttCGACCCAAAGCCTCAGATCATGGGGACGATGTTGAAGTTTATTCGAAAAG agttCGATCCAAAGCCTCGGATCACAAGGACGATGTTGAAGTTTATTCGAAAAG CCAATCAGACTCAGAGGTTGACGACTCCAATCGCGACTCTAAGTTTAGAACACTGCTCTTGGGCAGATACCGATCGTTGGGGAGTAGCAACATattcagtgatttccctacaccccctgATTCTCAG gcGAATGCAGAGAATATGAAACACTTCAAGAACGAAACGAGATATCTAAAG GTTTCctga
- the LOC120334057 gene encoding uncharacterized protein LOC120334057 isoform X6 has translation MLRFIRKRVRPKASDHGDDVEVYSKRVRSKASDHKDDVEVYSKRRKQKLYQKSERIISECREYETLQERNEISKGFLNKQNKDACS, from the exons ATGTTGAGGTTTATTCGAAAAAG agttCGACCCAAAGCCTCAGATCATGGGGACGATGTTGAAGTTTATTCGAAAAG agttCGATCCAAAGCCTCGGATCACAAGGACGATGTTGAAGTTTATTCGAAAAG GAGGAAACAGAAACTATACCAGAAAAGTGAAAGAATAATAA gcGAATGCAGAGAATATGAAACACTTCAAGAACGAAACGAGATATCTAAAG GTTTCctgaacaaacaaaacaaagacGCTTGTTCTTAA
- the LOC120334057 gene encoding uncharacterized protein LOC120334057 isoform X4: protein MLRFIRKRVRSKASDHKDDVEVYSKRRKQKLYQKSERIISSVFTFIFFNFFNPLHKVFPTFDTANPCRVINCDPSDLHRAAARVFWGSGPPF from the exons ATGTTGAGGTTTATTCGAAAAAG agttCGATCCAAAGCCTCGGATCACAAGGACGATGTTGAAGTTTATTCGAAAAG GAGGAAACAGAAACTATACCAGAAAAGTGAAAGAATAATAAGTTCAGtgtttacatttatatttttcaattttttcaatcctCTGCACAAAGTTTTCCCCACATTTGATACAGCTAACCCATGTAGGGTAATCAACTGTGATCCTAGCGATTTGCACAGAGCCGCAGCCAGGGTGTTCTGGGGATCGGGACCCcctttttaa
- the LOC120334057 gene encoding uncharacterized protein LOC120334057 isoform X5, whose product MFEEFDPKPQIMGTMLKFIRKEFDPKPRITRTMLKFIRKANQTQRLTTPIATLSLEHCSWADTDRWGVATYSVISLHPLILRRMQRI is encoded by the exons ATGTTCGAAG agttCGACCCAAAGCCTCAGATCATGGGGACGATGTTGAAGTTTATTCGAAAAG agttCGATCCAAAGCCTCGGATCACAAGGACGATGTTGAAGTTTATTCGAAAAG CCAATCAGACTCAGAGGTTGACGACTCCAATCGCGACTCTAAGTTTAGAACACTGCTCTTGGGCAGATACCGATCGTTGGGGAGTAGCAACATattcagtgatttccctacaccccctgATTCTCAG gcGAATGCAGAGAATATGA
- the LOC120334057 gene encoding uncharacterized protein LOC120334057 isoform X3 codes for MFEEFDPKPQIMGTMLKFIRKEFDPKPRITRTMLKFIRKANQTQRLTTPIATLSLEHCSWADTDRWGVATYSVISLHPLILRCDTILQFISK; via the exons ATGTTCGAAG agttCGACCCAAAGCCTCAGATCATGGGGACGATGTTGAAGTTTATTCGAAAAG agttCGATCCAAAGCCTCGGATCACAAGGACGATGTTGAAGTTTATTCGAAAAG CCAATCAGACTCAGAGGTTGACGACTCCAATCGCGACTCTAAGTTTAGAACACTGCTCTTGGGCAGATACCGATCGTTGGGGAGTAGCAACATattcagtgatttccctacaccccctgATTCTCAGGTGTGACACCATACTTCAATTCATAAGTAAATAA